The stretch of DNA CTTCAGTGTTTCTCTGCTCTTGTATTGCAGTGGCCAAGGTTGAGCCTCAGAACGGAGACGTGCTATACCCGGAGGTGAGATGATGAACCCATTCTGGAACATGTCCTCCTCGTCTGTCCGGAAGGTAAGAAGCAAGAGCCAAGAAAGGCGCCGGCTCCAGACCCGTACATATTACAATGGATGGGTGCCACCTGGGCCGGCCACCGAGCCAAACTAGGTGTCACTGCCGGCAGATAATGATTCTCTCTCTGCAGAAACCAGACAACGAGGAGAAGGTATCGGGCGACCAGAAAATCAGCCCTCCACGGGCTTCGTCCGCCAAGAAACAGCTTCCCTCCATACCGAAGAACGCTGTCCCCATCACCAAACCCATCTCCCCGGTCCCCGCTGCGCAGTCCACCAATGGCACCCATGCATCCTACGGCCCCTTCTACCTGGAGTACTCCCTCCTGTCAGAGTTGTACGTATCTCCTCATGGCGCTCCCATAATGTGATGGGTGGAAACGGACCGTTCCGACCTTCCGTGATCTCCAAGCTGAGCGGCCATGCTTGTGTCACCGGGAAGAAGGGTCTGGTGCAACCCATAACCATGGTGTCTAGTTGGGGGCAGATGTGTTAATATTTGCAGGTCCGCAGCCGCCATTACTCCTCTAGGGGGCGCTCACACGGGATGTGATCCATTGTGAGACTTAACATCTGCACCAGTCTCTCTCCGCCCCGTGCACACGCGCCCTAGGCGAGGATTCACACGTGGCCGACATGTTGCACATGCCCCCATTAATCTGCACAGGGCTGTGATGGAACAATCATGGATAATTCTGCCATGTGGGAATATACGGACCCGTCGCAGACTAGAAAATGAGTCCGACACCTTGTAACAATCCTGCTACTCCCCCGATTTTTGCCGTTTTGTGCCACATCACTTTGCAAAGCGGAGAAGAGGGCAGAATTGGGGAGATCGGGACTAACTCCATATTGTTGTACCTTTTGCAGTACCCTGGTAATGAAGCAGAAACTCCCGGGGGTCTACGTGCAGCCGTCGTATCGCTCTGCTCTGAGTAAGAGGTCACACCCTGATATATGGCGGATTGTCGTGAACGGCGCTCGCCTCACAATGTCCGTCCTTTCCTCCTCGCAGTGTGGTTTGGGGTGATCTTTATCCGGAACGGCCTGTACCAGGACGGTGTATTTAAGTTCTCGGTGTACATCCCTGACAACTATCCCGACGGAGAGTGTCCGGTGAGTGATGCCTGTGTCGGGTGCGTGGCCCGTGGCGGCCGTGTGGCTGACTCTCTGTTCTGTCTCTCAGCGCCTCGTCTTTGACATCCCCGTCTTCCACCCTCTCGTGGATCCCCTCTCTGGTGAACTGGATGTAAGGAGAGCATTTCCAAGGTGGAGGTGAGTTCGGTCCCGTCTATTGCTATGGGCGCCCTGGCGTCTGTTCACACTTGTTCTCCGCAGTCGCTGCTTTAGGCCTCGTTCTGGCAGAACATGGACACATTGTCTCTGACCTCGAGATGCCTCCATCAGGTTTTGCACTTGGTAAAAATTGGGCAAATCGTTGATGACCTCTTCTGTGTCTCTGctgtttttgtttttccgtgtccaTAGCTATCGATCTTCTTGGTTTTTAGGAGGAATCACAACCACATCTGGCAGGTGCTCATGTACGCCAGGCGGATCTTCTACAAGATAGACACGACCGTCCCCCTGAACCCAGAAGCTGCGGTGCTGTGAGTAGGACTTTGTGCTTATAAAGGGGGCACCGCTAAGAAAAAGCTTTGGGGGATGTGACTGATAAGACCACCACTGGTCACCAGAAACAGTCTCTATCGGACGGTCAGAGGTGGCCAAGCTTAGAGCATCTTGTTCGGCATCATGCAAAGGAAAAATGGAAGTCGGCCATTCTGGCGGTCTATTACAACCAGTACCACCTGTCCCCTTATTTAACTCCTTCACAACTGGTGACATATTTAAGTCAACGGCCATGTCCCTGCCTTTGGAGCGGGCTCCGGCATTGAGcccgcacttgatggctgatttaatctaaCAGCTTCTGGTGGATCACAGATCAACCCAAGGTTGTTAACCAGTTTAgtgccgctgtcaatcactgacggTGGCGTTTAACACTAGAGGCAGGAAGAGAGTCACAAGTCCTGCccctgtcacgtgattgcgggGCGCCGATGgtttgtcatgacagccgggggttgGCAGAAGACCCCGTGCCTGTCCTTTTACagcattcataggagattgtgttttttttttttttttttttttttttttttgctatacatATACACaggtgatcagatgatcgcagcttcaagtctcttgAGGGGACTATAAAGTGatgaaaaaaggttaaaaaaaaaaaaaattaaatgcagtTTGGTATTACTGCCAGAATAATAGTTGTTTGGTCACCGCAGTAATGAGCAACAAAAAAATCGTATCTACCCAAAAATGTCAATAAAAACGCCGGCTCAGGGCGCCAAGAATAATCCCTCGCCcatcccccaaaaatggagatgctacaggtctctgaaaatggccacaatttatttatttattttttgtcaccACCTgattaaaagaaaaacaaacaaacctgcatgtttggtatctgcatcctcgtactgacccggagaatcagTAACagctcagttttaccatatagtgaagagCGTAAATAAAATACtgtggaataatatatatatatatatatatatttctctgatggcccatgacgg from Ranitomeya imitator isolate aRanImi1 chromosome 9, aRanImi1.pri, whole genome shotgun sequence encodes:
- the AKTIP gene encoding AKT-interacting protein, which encodes MMNPFWNMSSSSVRKKPDNEEKVSGDQKISPPRASSAKKQLPSIPKNAVPITKPISPVPAAQSTNGTHASYGPFYLEYSLLSEFTLVMKQKLPGVYVQPSYRSALMWFGVIFIRNGLYQDGVFKFSVYIPDNYPDGECPRLVFDIPVFHPLVDPLSGELDVRRAFPRWRRNHNHIWQVLMYARRIFYKIDTTVPLNPEAAVLYEKDVPLFKSKVVDSVKLCNSHLFDQPKMEDPYAITFSPWNPTLHDEAREKMLAQKRKSEEQNRSLHATGLSWVKPGSVLPFSKEEAVLQT